A single region of the Paraburkholderia megapolitana genome encodes:
- a CDS encoding ABC transporter substrate-binding protein yields the protein MTRPISCTRIVARLTVATVLGLSVAPCVVSPAFAEDAPHIDAIPADRALSALVPELYRQKQPITVAVNPEIAPVKFIDEDGDVAGFAPDLISAAAKVLGLKIKFEQASFDSLIPGLAANRFDVLLSLGDFPSRHGKVTFIDYLNVGQTIVASRKARLTLKSLDDLCGMQIALPRGTAPLQRANEVSSKCVADGKKAISIATYPDTNMTLMSLTNEASQAAWVDSPAANYNIKKFPDKYQAVYYYNLSSYGIGFGVEDNGKRLAHAFQQALIKLQKEGFYQGVMQKWGLPAKDGRPTFPINDPQM from the coding sequence ATGACCAGGCCCATCAGTTGCACCCGGATCGTTGCGCGACTCACCGTTGCCACCGTGCTCGGTCTGAGCGTTGCGCCGTGCGTCGTGTCACCCGCTTTCGCCGAAGACGCGCCGCATATCGACGCCATTCCCGCCGACCGCGCGCTTTCCGCACTCGTGCCGGAGCTCTATCGTCAGAAGCAACCGATTACAGTTGCGGTCAATCCGGAGATCGCACCCGTCAAGTTCATCGACGAAGACGGCGACGTGGCGGGTTTCGCGCCCGATCTGATCTCTGCTGCGGCCAAGGTGCTGGGGCTGAAAATCAAGTTCGAGCAGGCATCGTTTGATTCGTTGATTCCGGGCCTCGCCGCGAATCGCTTCGATGTGTTGCTCTCGCTTGGCGATTTTCCGTCGCGTCACGGCAAGGTGACGTTCATCGATTACCTAAACGTGGGCCAGACGATCGTCGCGTCGCGTAAGGCGCGATTGACGCTCAAATCGCTCGACGATCTATGTGGGATGCAAATCGCGCTGCCGCGCGGCACAGCGCCGCTGCAACGAGCCAATGAAGTGAGCAGCAAATGCGTAGCGGACGGTAAGAAAGCAATCTCGATCGCCACCTATCCGGACACCAACATGACGCTGATGTCGCTGACCAACGAAGCGAGCCAGGCTGCATGGGTCGACTCGCCCGCGGCAAACTACAACATCAAGAAGTTTCCAGACAAATACCAGGCGGTGTACTACTACAACCTGTCGTCATACGGAATCGGCTTTGGCGTCGAAGACAACGGCAAGCGGCTCGCTCATGCATTCCAGCAAGCCCTGATCAAGTTGCAGAAGGAAGGGTTTTATCAAGGTGTGATGCAGAAGTGGGGGCTGCCCGCGAAAGACGGACGCCCCACCTTCCCCATCAACGATCCGCAGATGTGA
- a CDS encoding amino acid ABC transporter ATP-binding protein yields MNDATCFLDMRAVTKQFGDFIALDAVDFSLSKGEVVAIIGPSGSGKSTLLRCINMLELIDSGSITFKGEVLGTEMRGTRCVRLPNKTLDQQRRYFGMVFQGFHLFPHYSALDNVLAGPCIVGRKRKRDAMERGKYLLSRVGLADRMHHYPAELSGGQKQRVAIARALAMEPEVMLFDEPTSALDPELVNEVLNVIRELALADTTMIVVTHEMEFARKVASRVVLMDGGRIVDEGTPAYIFNGGGTERCKRFLSSLHT; encoded by the coding sequence ATGAACGACGCGACATGCTTTCTCGACATGCGCGCCGTTACGAAGCAGTTCGGCGACTTCATCGCGCTGGATGCTGTGGACTTCTCGCTGTCCAAAGGCGAAGTCGTCGCGATAATCGGGCCGTCCGGTTCGGGCAAGAGCACACTGCTTCGCTGCATCAATATGCTCGAATTGATCGACTCCGGCAGCATCACCTTCAAGGGCGAAGTGCTCGGCACGGAAATGCGCGGGACCCGCTGCGTCCGCCTGCCGAATAAAACACTCGATCAGCAACGCCGTTACTTCGGCATGGTCTTTCAGGGCTTCCATCTGTTCCCGCACTATTCGGCGCTCGACAACGTGCTGGCCGGCCCGTGCATCGTCGGGCGCAAGCGCAAGCGCGACGCGATGGAGCGCGGCAAGTACCTGTTGTCGCGCGTTGGACTCGCAGACCGGATGCACCACTACCCAGCCGAGCTGTCGGGCGGACAGAAGCAGCGCGTCGCGATAGCACGCGCGCTTGCGATGGAACCGGAAGTGATGCTGTTCGACGAGCCGACCAGTGCGCTCGATCCGGAACTCGTCAACGAAGTGCTCAACGTGATCAGAGAGCTGGCGCTCGCGGACACCACGATGATCGTCGTCACGCACGAAATGGAATTTGCGCGCAAGGTGGCAAGCCGGGTAGTGCTGATGGACGGCGGCCGCATCGTCGATGAGGGCACACCGGCCTACATCTTCAACGGCGGCGGAACCGAACGCTGCAAACGCTTTCTTTCCAGCCTGCACACCTAG
- a CDS encoding integration host factor subunit alpha, translating to MNEMNSSDFEALLSAQRSAMIRDIPTSSAGASGEAPTLTKAELAELLFDNVGLNKREAKDMVEAFFEVIRDALESGDSVKLSGFGNFQLRDKPQRPGRNPKTGEAIPIAARRVVTFHASQKLKALVENGAEASYAR from the coding sequence ATGAATGAAATGAACTCGAGTGATTTCGAAGCCCTTCTTTCGGCGCAACGCAGCGCCATGATTCGCGATATCCCGACATCATCCGCGGGCGCATCGGGCGAGGCGCCGACATTGACCAAGGCCGAGCTTGCCGAGTTGCTGTTCGACAATGTCGGACTCAACAAGCGGGAAGCGAAGGATATGGTCGAAGCGTTCTTCGAGGTGATTCGCGATGCGCTGGAAAGCGGCGACAGCGTGAAGCTGTCCGGCTTCGGCAATTTCCAGTTGCGCGACAAACCGCAGCGTCCCGGTAGAAATCCGAAAACCGGCGAAGCGATTCCGATTGCTGCGCGCCGTGTCGTGACGTTTCATGCAAGTCAAAAGCTGAAGGCGCTGGTGGAGAACGGCGCTGAAGCAAGCTACGCGCGCTGA
- a CDS encoding amino acid ABC transporter permease → MDIEARKDMQDPAAFFTETPLVHRHKGAAHRPGVQQPAGLRIHARPKKSDWFWYAMLLVVFVLFVELVVDNPRWQWDIVAHYLFNKRVMKGLGNTLILTLLSSALGLCFGVAIAACRMADNAVLRAAGYVYIWIIRATPPLAMLLFLFFLSALIPRLYLPLPLLHANLFDIDTNQIVSRFSAAVIGLAMYLGGYSAEIFRGGVSAVDRGQREACKAIGMSDFRTMWHVVMPQAVRIIIPPLANELITMFKNTSLVTVIGYVELLTTVQLIYATNFETIPLLTVACIWYLALTSLAMAAQSLLERHFRKGVRT, encoded by the coding sequence GTGGACATTGAAGCTCGCAAAGACATGCAGGACCCCGCTGCGTTTTTCACGGAGACGCCGCTCGTCCACCGGCATAAGGGCGCAGCGCACAGGCCCGGCGTGCAGCAGCCCGCGGGCTTGCGCATTCACGCGCGGCCGAAGAAGTCCGACTGGTTCTGGTACGCCATGCTGCTGGTCGTCTTTGTACTATTCGTCGAACTGGTGGTCGACAATCCCCGCTGGCAGTGGGACATCGTCGCCCATTACCTGTTCAACAAGCGTGTGATGAAGGGACTCGGGAATACATTGATCCTGACCCTGCTGTCGAGCGCGCTTGGCCTGTGTTTTGGCGTCGCGATCGCCGCCTGCCGGATGGCGGACAACGCAGTGCTGCGCGCCGCTGGCTACGTGTACATCTGGATCATCCGCGCGACGCCGCCGCTTGCGATGCTGCTGTTCCTGTTCTTCCTGTCTGCGCTGATCCCGCGGCTCTATCTGCCGTTGCCGTTACTGCACGCGAATCTGTTCGACATCGACACCAACCAGATCGTCTCGCGCTTCAGTGCGGCCGTGATCGGTCTCGCGATGTACCTCGGTGGCTATAGCGCGGAAATTTTTCGCGGCGGCGTTTCAGCCGTCGACCGCGGACAGCGCGAAGCCTGCAAGGCGATCGGCATGAGCGATTTCCGCACGATGTGGCATGTGGTCATGCCGCAAGCGGTACGCATCATCATTCCGCCACTCGCCAACGAACTGATCACGATGTTCAAGAACACATCGCTCGTCACGGTGATCGGCTATGTCGAACTCCTGACAACCGTGCAACTGATCTACGCGACCAACTTCGAAACGATTCCATTGCTGACCGTCGCCTGTATCTGGTATCTGGCGCTGACGAGCCTCGCAATGGCGGCGCAGAGTCTGCTTGAACGTCACTTCAGGAAAGGAGTGCGGACGTGA
- a CDS encoding flavin reductase family protein — protein sequence MSTDTTGELFRNAMARFTNGVTVITTAKSGTPFGLIATSVCSLSADPPTVLVCVNRSASAHDVILRAKVFAVNLLSADQKNVAQRFASEKGPSRFDPTQWTTGKSGAPLLTGSVVSLDCKVIATHNGYSHTIFIGEITDSSTHDDPSAHCLLWHQRHFAAAAMEAR from the coding sequence ATGAGCACCGACACGACCGGCGAACTCTTCCGCAACGCGATGGCGCGCTTCACGAACGGTGTCACCGTCATCACGACCGCGAAAAGCGGCACACCGTTCGGCCTGATCGCGACATCGGTGTGCAGCCTGTCTGCCGATCCGCCGACGGTGCTTGTCTGCGTGAATCGAAGCGCGAGCGCACACGACGTGATCCTGCGTGCGAAGGTGTTTGCCGTCAATCTGCTGTCCGCCGATCAGAAGAACGTCGCGCAACGTTTTGCCAGCGAGAAAGGGCCGTCCCGTTTCGATCCGACGCAATGGACAACCGGCAAGAGTGGTGCGCCGTTGCTGACCGGCAGTGTCGTCTCTCTCGATTGCAAGGTAATCGCGACGCACAATGGGTACTCGCATACGATCTTTATCGGCGAGATCACCGATTCATCGACGCACGACGATCCATCCGCGCACTGTCTGTTGTGGCATCAGCGTCATTTCGCGGCCGCGGCGATGGAAGCGAGATGA
- a CDS encoding LLM class flavin-dependent oxidoreductase, producing MTATDGKIRIGLSMRYLGYHMAAWRHPDVPSAGAIDFNYFLRTARKAEEARLDMIFFADGIGVRANDTPKGSLARDAKNAELEPLTLLAAIGACTSHIGLVATASTTYNEPFHIARKYASIDHISGGRAGWNVVTSWSQQEAWNFSRDEHLGYEERYERADEFVEVVRKLWDSWEDDAFIRDKASGVFYDEAKLHVPNHKGKHFKVRGPLNSARTPQGRPIIVQAGAAEAGRELAARYADVVYSNASSMEGAKAYYDDLKGRLAKYGRTPDQLLIMPGVTLYVGKTRGDAQDKFDQLQNLIDPLSGLAILYGVLGDLSEYDLDGPVPDVGNQRVRSIAENLLALAHRENLTIRQMYKRVASGNNWQIVGTAEDVVDEMERWFRAGAADGFNICPATLPQGVDDLTQYILPELRKRGLFRTEYEASTLRGNLGLRPLHLGD from the coding sequence ATGACTGCTACAGACGGAAAAATTCGAATTGGCCTGTCGATGCGCTATCTGGGTTATCACATGGCTGCATGGCGGCATCCGGATGTGCCGTCAGCAGGTGCCATCGATTTCAATTATTTTCTTCGTACTGCAAGGAAAGCGGAAGAAGCCAGACTGGACATGATCTTCTTTGCCGACGGAATCGGTGTCCGCGCAAACGACACGCCTAAAGGATCGCTCGCCCGCGACGCAAAGAATGCCGAACTCGAACCACTGACCTTGCTGGCCGCGATCGGTGCGTGCACATCGCACATCGGCCTCGTCGCGACGGCTTCGACGACGTACAACGAGCCTTTCCATATCGCACGCAAGTATGCATCGATCGACCATATCAGCGGCGGTCGCGCGGGCTGGAACGTCGTCACGTCGTGGTCGCAGCAGGAAGCGTGGAATTTCAGCCGCGACGAGCATCTCGGCTATGAAGAGCGTTATGAGCGCGCGGACGAGTTCGTCGAGGTAGTCAGGAAGCTGTGGGACAGCTGGGAAGACGACGCGTTTATCCGTGACAAGGCGAGCGGTGTTTTCTATGACGAGGCTAAGCTGCATGTGCCGAATCACAAGGGCAAGCACTTCAAGGTGCGCGGCCCGCTGAACTCCGCGCGCACGCCGCAAGGTCGTCCGATCATCGTGCAAGCCGGTGCCGCCGAAGCGGGCCGCGAGCTTGCTGCGCGCTATGCCGATGTCGTCTATAGCAACGCAAGCAGCATGGAAGGCGCCAAGGCCTACTACGACGATCTCAAAGGCCGCCTTGCGAAATACGGTCGCACGCCAGATCAACTTTTGATCATGCCCGGCGTCACGCTGTATGTCGGCAAGACGCGCGGCGACGCGCAGGACAAGTTCGATCAGCTACAAAATCTGATCGATCCGCTTAGCGGATTAGCCATTCTGTACGGCGTGCTCGGCGATCTGTCCGAATACGATCTCGACGGACCAGTGCCCGATGTCGGCAATCAGCGTGTGCGCAGTATCGCGGAGAATCTGCTTGCGCTGGCGCACAGAGAAAACCTGACGATCCGCCAGATGTACAAGCGCGTGGCCTCGGGCAATAACTGGCAGATCGTCGGCACCGCGGAAGACGTCGTCGATGAAATGGAAAGGTGGTTCCGGGCCGGCGCTGCCGATGGCTTCAATATCTGCCCGGCGACATTGCCACAGGGTGTTGACGACCTGACGCAATACATCCTTCCCGAACTGCGCAAGCGCGGGCTGTTCCGCACCGAGTACGAGGCGAGCACGTTGAGAGGCAATCTCGGACTGCGTCCCCTGCACCTTGGCGACTAG
- a CDS encoding MerR family transcriptional regulator has protein sequence MTATIEKVVLPPIPAKRYFTIGEVSELCGVKPHVLRYWEQEFTQLRPVKRRGNRRYYQHHEVLLIRRIRELLYEQGFTINGARNRLDSHGGSGHHAAAEIEEESETVVPQTSANVDVDALRKELLHVLDVLGR, from the coding sequence ATGACAGCGACGATCGAAAAAGTCGTCTTGCCTCCGATTCCAGCAAAGCGCTACTTCACCATCGGTGAAGTCAGCGAACTGTGCGGCGTGAAGCCGCACGTGCTGCGTTACTGGGAGCAGGAGTTCACGCAGTTGCGGCCGGTGAAGCGCCGCGGGAATCGCCGGTACTATCAGCATCATGAAGTACTGCTGATCCGGCGGATTCGCGAGTTGCTCTATGAGCAGGGCTTTACGATCAACGGTGCGCGTAACCGGCTCGATTCACATGGCGGCTCCGGGCATCATGCGGCCGCTGAGATCGAAGAAGAGAGCGAGACTGTTGTGCCGCAGACATCTGCGAACGTCGATGTCGATGCGTTGCGCAAGGAACTGCTTCACGTGCTCGATGTGCTCGGACGTTAG